Proteins found in one Primulina eburnea isolate SZY01 chromosome 16, ASM2296580v1, whole genome shotgun sequence genomic segment:
- the LOC140815878 gene encoding ASI1-immunoprecipitated protein 2-like isoform X3 produces MKSAVETAGETCAEHTVVDWGKQSEIEQLSGMSIIETMNSSADSSEIAVCKALSRTSDAPALDDAVALSKFAAQKVPEGNDNCLSHDTKIRDTTKMLNFTSKNGHRMDPPCSSLSIGCPIVQRDELTTNSLLCSSNSRGIDVDKSSNPKVESLESSKEHLNPSLVGTVLTDVSHDLPATAPMSSEIIDDMKAEIHPMDGAEDSDMVEQDVKVCDICGDAGREDLLAICCRCSDGAEHTYCMREMLAKVPEIDWMCEECKSSEKVRYRRPEKLGKMDEIEKINSGQASSEHMNSYDVEGNRTRGCLNIPTKRPRDDADTEVFSVVKKPAVDSTFGTSKLSWSDKAPALSRENSLKNLDKGKVQPSHGSSTSDAVTVNNTPEFAGPDSDQRSPNFRGTFSKPNSFAFLNSKPKVKLVDQVLQRENRLKNGTIRSIGRSISFSESKTKMLSPRLSNIQDIKNTKRRSLFERQGSLRSEDRPINSMMATSMSSVSRKDKRLVSRAESCSLSVSTNHHETKPVQLGKPVALSRSSSIASRQNADLAGSVGDFKKPSTYGLNTPRVSSANDINNFDEKSNHTIPNEDSSSCSGDFETPHFSAIECRPDGFAQPGELTNSGESSREDPGSDFRVSYVKSFRKESINLKAAIEAAVRRKPIGYKKHIYDDTSASSKGCDFSSKDHISSSIGRKMQTSAAETAERRTVSQILTADSHGTLNTVDNFSSVAVEALSSGGDEVPSVPLDVQASSRDMYSNVEAPRHFNLKSFAIPDHEYIWRGSFEIYQSGKVFTVWDGIQAHMSTCASQKVIESLNKFKSRIVLNEVPRISTWPVQFQEHGVGEDNIALFFFAKDLESYAKSYKVWLENMMKNDLALKGSFNGVELLIFPSNQLPENSQRWNTLFFLWGVFRAKKGSCLRNMPDTLKQFSAPQNIPPSIMSVPGNRCTIRPVTKDLLAGDDISSERKVNASENLCDAMLTKAVNGDCGLKASSLDCFDGRQNSSFSTAVRVARPTCQKPMDNCLEGGASSIHRPFQSILSSIIPENEPVLRQLDTLVHREQPSYPSYNPSDCSPDMPPEGGVGETPTVLSRMTCSQDQVKLRMVGEDLSTCVEVPMEEDRDTRGLNADINRLLLNHDEYLHPKCTSMETRAPYACTSQVLPENDDKHGLPLRALEKMNHVVSENRDYEVCDETVILGHSENAERRFFPVELHPLRGIQLVERSMLQKPNPLEQNQHHDRAPNLELALGAERKSSTSDIQPSIIRNVGRKVAKEYIHGERSIKADDDDDDESASLSLSLSFPFPKE; encoded by the exons ATGAAATCAGCCGTTGAAACCGCTGGAGAAACCTGTGCAGAACATACAGTGGTTGACTGGGGCAAACAAAGTGAAATTGAGCAGCTCAGTGGAATGAGCATTATAGAAACCATGAACTCAAGTGCTGATTCCTCTGAAATTGCTGTATGTAAAGCACTCTCGAGGACTTCTGATGCACCTGCATTAGATGATGCTGTGGCGCTCTCGAAGTTTGCGGCACAGAAAGTTCCAGAAGGCAATGATAATTGTTTGTCACATGACACTAAAATTCGTGACACCACCAAAATGCTAAACTTCACTTCTAAGAATGGGCATAGGATGGATCCGCCCTGCTCTTCCCTGTCCATCGGTTGCCCCATTGTTCAGAGGGATGAACTGACCACCAACTCTCTGTTATGTAGCTCAAACTCAAGGGGCATAGATGTGGATAAGAGTTCTAATCCCAAGGTTGAATCATTGGAGAGCTCAAAGGAACACTTGAATCCGTCACTGGTTGGAACAGTGCTAACTGATGTTTCTCACGATCTACCTGCTACTGCACCTATGTCCTCTGAAATCATTGATGATATGAAAGCAGAAATCCATCCCATGGACGGGGCCGAGGACTCAGATATGGTGGAGCAGGAT GTTAAAGTTTGTGATATCTGTGGAGATGCAGGTCGAGAGGATTTGCTTGCTATCTGTTGTAGGTGTAGTGATGGGGCAGAACACAC GTATTGCATGCGGGAAATGCTGGCTAAAGTCCCTGAAATTGACTGGATGTGTGAAGAATGCAAGTCCAGCGAGAAGGTGAGGTATCGGAGACCAGAAAAGTTAGGAAAGATGGATGAAATTGAGAAAATCAATTCCGGTCAAGCAAGTAGCGAACATATGAATAGTTATGATGTTGAGGGAAATAGAACGAGGGGCTGCCTAAATATTCCCACCAAAAGGCCCAGAGATGATGCTGATACTGAAGTTTTTTCTGTGGTGAAGAAGCCTGCTGTTGACTCGACATTTGGGACATCGAAGCTCTCTTGGTCAGACAAGGCGCCTGCTCTTTCTCGTGAGAATTCCTTAAAGAATCTAGATAAGGGAAAAGTGCAGCCTTCACATGGGAGTTCAACTTCTGATGCTGTCACAGTTAATAATACACCAGAATTTGCAGGCCCTGATTCAGATCAACGATCACCGAATTTCCGAG GTACTTTCTCAAAACCTAATTCATTTGCATTTCTAAATTCAAAGCCGAAGGTCAAGCTTGTTGATCAAGTTCTTCAGCGGGAGAATCGTCTTAAGAATGGCACTATCAGATCAATAGGCAGAtcaatttcattttctgaatCAAAAACCAAGATGCTATCACCTAGACTGTCAAACATCCAGGATATTAAGAATACAAAACGGCGAAGCTTATTTGAACGACAGGGCTCTTTAAGATCAGAAGACAGGCCAATTAATTCGATGATGGCTACTTCAATGAGTTCCGTCTCAAGAAAAGATAAAAGATTAGTATCTAGGGCCGAATCTTGTTCACTTTCTGTATCTACCAATCACCATGAAACAAAGCCAGTACAACTTGGTAAACCGGTGGCATTATCAAGATCATCCAGTATTGCATCTCGACAGAATGCAGATTTGGCTGGTTCTGTAG GTGATTTTAAGAAACCATCAACATATGGCCTCAATACTCCTAGAGTGTCATCTGCTAATGACATTAACAACTTTGATGAGAAATCCAATCACACTATCCCCAATGAGGATTCTTCATCATGCTCAGGTGATTTTGAAACACCACACTTTAGTGCTATTGAATGCCGACCTGATGGATTTGCTCAGCCTGGAGAACTAACAAATTCTGGTGAATCATCGAGGGAAGATCCTGGAAGCGACTTCCGGGTGTCATATGTAAAATCTTTCAGAAAAGAAAGCATTAACCTGAAAGCTGCTATTGAGGCTGCTGTGCGGAGAAAACCAATAGGTTACAAAAAGCATATATATGATGACACATCAGCATCGAGCAAGGGTTGTGATTTTTCTTCTAAAGATCATATATCAAGTTCAATTGGCAGGAAAATGCAGACTTCTGCTGCAGAGACAGCCGAGAGGCGTACTGTATCCCAAATTTTGACTGCTGACTCTCATGGAACTCTCAACACTGTGGACAACTTCTCATCAGTGGCTGTGGAGGCTCTTTCTTCTGGAGGAGATGAAGTGCCAAGTGTTCCATTGGATGTACAGGCTTCCTCCAGAGACATGTACAGTAATGTTGAGGCACCTAGGCATTTCAATTTGAAATCCTTTGCGATCCCCGACCATGAATACATATGGCG AGGAAGCTTTGAGATTTATCAAAGTGGTAAAGTCTTCACTGTCTGGGATGGAATCCAAGCCCATATGTCTACATGTGCATCACAAAAGGTTATAGAATCTTTAAATAAGTTTAAAAGCAGAATTGTCCTAAATGAAGTGCCTCGCATAAGCACCTGGCCAGTACAGTTTCAGGAACATGGGGTTGGGGAGGATAACATTGCCCTTTTCTTTTTTGCTAAAGATCTTGAGAG CTATGCCAAAAGCTACAAAGTTTGGCTGGAGAATATGATGAAGAACGACCTTGCTCTCAAAGGGAGTTTTAATGGTGTTGAACTCCTGATATTTCCTTCCAATCAGCTTCCTGAGAATTCCCAGA GGTGGAATACATTATTCTTCCTTTGGGGTGTGTTCAGAGCAAAGAAAGGGAGTTGCTTGCGAAATATGCCCGACACCTTGAAGCAGTTTTCTGCGCCTCAAAATATTCCCCCATCTATAATGTCTGTGCCTGGGAACAGGTGCACAATTAGACCAGTCACTAAGGATTTGCTTGCAGGCGATGATATATCCTCTGAGCGAAAAGTCAATGCCTCAGAAAACCTTTGTGATGCAATGTTGACTAAAGCTGTAAATGGAGATTGTGGTCTCAAAGCATCTTCTTTGGATTGTTTTGATGGTAGACAAAATTCCAGCTTCTCCACTGCAGTAAGAGTTGCCAGACCGACATGTCAAAAACCAATGGATAATTGTCTG GAAGGAGGAGCCAGTTCCATCCATAGACCCTTCCAGTCTATTTTGAGTTCCATTATTCCCGAAAACGAGCCTGTGTTAAGGCAATTGGATACTCTAGTTCATAGAGAACAGCCATCGTATCCTTCCTACAATCCTTCAGATTGTAGCCCTGATATGCCTCCTGAGGGAGGCGTAGGTGAGACACCTACTGTCTTGAGCAGAATGACCTGCAGTCAAGATCAAGTGAAGTTAAGAATGGTTGGTGAAGATCTGTCCACGTGTGTCGAAGTTCCCATGGAGGAAGACCGAGACACCAGAGGGCTAAACGCAGACATCAACAGATTGCTTTTGAACCACGATGAATATCTGCATCCCAAGTGTACAAGCATGGAAACTCGAGCTCCTTATGCATGCACTAGTCAAGTTTTGCCTGAAAATGATGATAAACATGGCCTACCACTTAGAGCACTTGAAAAA ATGAACCATGTGGTTTCGGAGAATCGAGACTATGAAGTGTGTGATGAGACTGTCATCCTCGGGCATTCAGAAAATGCTGAAAGGCGTTTCTTCCCCGTGGAATTACATCCATTGAGGGGCATACAGCTGGTTGAGAGATCGATGCTTCAGAAACCGAATCCATTGGAACAAAACCAGCATCATGATAGGGCACCGAACCTTGAGCTTGCTTTAGGGGCCGAAAGAAAATCCTCGACTTCGGACATCCAACCATCAATAATCAGGAATGTTGGAAGAAAAGTAGCCAAGGAATACATCCATGGTGAGAGATCAATCAAAGCAGATGACGACGACGACGACGAATCGGCCTCTCTTTCCCTCTCTCTTTCGTTCCCCTTTCCCAAGGAGTAA